A genomic region of Spea bombifrons isolate aSpeBom1 chromosome 9, aSpeBom1.2.pri, whole genome shotgun sequence contains the following coding sequences:
- the YLPM1 gene encoding YLP motif-containing protein 1, which translates to MYPGWGRYGSYPTPSATPAPPPAPPAVGPPPPPSTFQSFRDQHLAQLEQLQRMHQRQLETVLPAGGPPPAPAAFPPPAFGKRPFYGPRQPYTYPPPPYGQSLPPPGYPAYPPPESSGQHPPPDPSHPPPPPGPAPELAQPPPPPGPAQPPEPAQPPPPPPPSGPIHPPPSEELPQATETDNSQDKGPPDTSLEEQHQFWYKQHLLSLQKKAKVRQKEATAPDGPPEAPQDSGSHVSASFPPPPPVHELKNEVQPPLPLEDVKPNVDPPEDPEQAQRLKTLQEAAAHWQQHEQHRLGFQYQGIMQKNATLQQLLQRYQQVTQQPPHLAAMTVDVQLQHFEMQQKQFLSLHQEWENQYKKWQELLQTYPHKDQLQDYQVQWKSWHEQMKTTKSYFKERVTSLKSMKQQYGGSHYIGGVPMIPAYPAYPPVMPPPVPPPLPAGMSVPPPFAAPASSLFSAAPPLPPPMTPTPFAEVPPPLPPVTSNSYGEVPPPPVTYAEVPPPPPVTATPYDNIPPPLPPDSYSELPQPPPPPVASAVSSAVPPDTSYSYSADTAAALVSSVPADTNDSGLPPFALPNTSFTGAGQTAVDTFNLVPGSSATSNLPDKLSAKPSAGTSTNSVPDFSSYCPPKEENNLKSIGSAMKEISEGRVPSKDEQKPRDVNPQAGQSQVPSLGASNSVPPPPHQLIRGMQFGSGPPRFAPHGRGFPPPRFQMPDSQGAQSSPGPRPVFDGQTTSMASLGPEKPSSSQGLKSGNRLGFAPQSNWMNASQATDCEVSDNTKTVDKIPGLSETGIQSSVPLTASSPSPSKESVARSRGAVKAGSSSGKWDQTEPPSKGNLEKSKESVETCDRKVGASQHGHIMGKNQGGSGVKWDWQKETAGVFTEGKWSDHETPIREGCVKQGDSVPVKWGGPDVPGLGVGVSPRGAPKSNCGTYEGQQDDAKSALPNRWEVAPGDRWPKPLVSPHEKWVDPGEPPKGDPCDPKSGDKWGNSQDPTPERWSGPKGPTCDRWSGPGGPPLERLSDKHFEVFGGPDGPQGRLGGPPGNRCGAPPWERFGGSAGPPGDRPGGPVGPWGRTGGPQQDRFDGPPRERFDGPPRERFGSPDGPPQEGFEGPPRERFGDPEGPMGGRFGGPDCPPGDRFDGPDGRSHGRFGGSLHATFGGPDGSLDENFDGLDGPPHERFGISDDPPGDRFGSMEGGRFGPPGERFNGPPHRFGGPTGPPHGRFGGPWTPRPRFGEPHGPPRARFGEPHGPPRARFGEPHGPPRARFGEPHGPPRARFGEPRGPLYDRFGEPHYPPHDRFGGSHGPNKFGEPHCPPHDSFGGPHGPDNFGEPLGPLDDGFEGPEGPPDDRFASPNFVPRDRRLPSEPMPSGDRWGGPPNVDGKWRQSNWVGHGDPLQSKLRAASGDLESRFNKDRQIGQTDPEMEPPGVKARYPDPQQTAEMARVSYQSQFRRGIQKPLVPEFKTDKPPQGAVGPKTSAIQSVGSQAMESTGAGGMKTTEPSKGEKPTSTLPSSGGMHPPAESANVAGAQVAEPANLEAPGAAGHATTSLPPASAKAEGQQPPASDKQMSSVDTKGLVTNKASLDNVTHKADERQMPEPTKEDSSKVPASSKDIQPTAVANKPGTKGLIQDASKVTPMASKDQDGQNQVLSTADTKSQGLAKDSSAGDKGPQSGNVPMAGCSTDRPGTQPVSKAHSLFKRDAVKGNQVHVPQRPSESLTSNPELANAGARVPGPSRFGPQANQGICGPKPHGKPMESHDPAQWSSHGHRGEEPVWFDHRGRGRARGMVRERIPPRPGNRDVLEILRDKNFGPRSHFGNERPFEECLDDAPPFVREALPRDARFIEDERYPLDHLADVRRRDVPLDRERLDNWEQERYWRETDHLREPLDQISRDDRLPYHSTLPRDVDIRRDPWLERVPDQGLERTLGGALERSERPFERDYPRMHDELEFLGRDRGYPPLHRSVSPHRPLSPLRPRSPLPPVDRYLDDRWREDREVLLERDFHDRGELRIREYPERSDFWQEGRNFPCEQVEWERRDNRWYPPEDRPVDQRLGTHPSLAPVSSNHPGQPDTGIASEPEPTAAPAGMLALSQRQHEIILKAAQELKMLREQKEQLDNLKHFYNDPKPREEASLRPGLPGAHNRPSDIYQLPPGAPLKDVGPEGDCSGSKAVPAGASSQAPASDRWDEDSFSGLWEDERRAKVAGVLSDSGQPGSMAHGPKLPGLQQTVDYAHGRDRPVGKVEQVPYGERVVLLPDPVLERIGHPFHKDYLDDNYDMDLRDRASYLERQSNKSMDRREYERDREREMHRDRGPSDHERERFDRDRHSRERSASYRDGKESLARRGSDKLPYNRKSERDPYELASPAFGGERRNYPEEKPLLHPPMPAPRQEKKPESKNVDDLLKKPGRESRPERIVVIMRGLPGSGKTHVAKLIRDKEVECGGAAPRVLSLDDYFITEVEKVEKDPDTGKKVKKKVMEYEYEAEMEDTYRSSMFKTFKKTLDDGFFPFIILDSINDRVRHFEQFWSAAKTKGFEVYVAEISADTQICAKRNLHGRKLKEINKMADNWETAPRHMIRLDIRSLLQDAAIEEVEMEDSEPSVEPAAETNPEPSEEEESDRGYLPKSKWEMDTSEAKLDKLDGLKVNKKKRGWEAVGGRMEDYLQLPDDYDSRESEPGRKRVRWADLEEKKDADRKRAIGFIVGQTDWEKITDKSGQLAERALNRTKYI; encoded by the exons ATGTATCCCGGCTGGGGCCGCTATGGCTCGTATCCTACCCCCAGCGCCACCCCCGCCCCTCCACCTGCCCCTCCAGCCGTTGGCCCGCCGCCTCCCCCCAGCACCTTCCAGAGCTTCCGAGACCAGCACCTGGCCCAACTCGAGCAGCTTCAGCGGATGCACCAGCGACAGCTCGAGACCGTGTTACCGGCCGGGGGACCGCCTCCGGCCCCCGCAGCATTCCCCCCTCCTGCCTTTGGTAAGCGGCCTTTCTACGGACCCAGACAGCCCTATACCTACCCGCCGCCCCCCTATGGCCAGAGCCTTCCTCCCCCCGGATACCCAGCCTATCCTCCCCCTGAGAGCTCTGGACAGCATCCTCCCCCGGACCCGTCTCATCCTCCGCCTCCTCCTGGACCGGCTCCCGAACTTGCACAGCCTCCACCTCCTCCTGGGCCGGCACAGCCTCCCGAACCTGCTCAGccgcctcctcctcctcctccctcggGACCGATTCACCCTCCCCCATCAGAGGAGCTTCCACAGGCAACTGAGACTGATAACTCCCAAGACAAAGGGCCACCAGACACCTCGCTGGAG GAGCAACATCAGTTTTGGTATAAGCAACACCTGCTGAgtctgcagaaaaaagcaaaggtTCGCCAAAAGGAGGCAACGGCCCCGGATGGCCCTCCAGAGGCGCCTCAGGACAGTGGTAGCCATGTCTCTGCCAGTTTTCCTCCTCCACCACCTGTTCATGAGCTGAAGAACGAGGTCCAGCCGCCTTTACCACTAGAAGATGTCAAA CCAAATGTGGATCCACCAGAGGACCCTGAGCAGGCGCAGCGGCTCAAAACGCTGCAAGAGGCCGCGGCCCATTGGCAACAGCATGAACAGCACAGGCTTGGCTTCCAGTACCAGGGAATCATGCAGAAGAATGCCACGTTGCAGCAGCTCCTACAGCGATATCAGCAGGTCACCCAGCAGCCACCACACCTAGCG GCCATGACCGTAGATGTCCAGTTACAGCATTTTGAGATGCAGCAGAAGCAGTTCCTGTCCCTGCACCAGGAGTGGGAGAACCAGTATAAAAAATGGCAAGAGTTGCTGCAGACGTACCCCCACAAGGACCAGCTCCAGGACTACCAAGTGCAGTGGAAATCGTGGCATGAGCAAATGAAAACcacaaaatcatattttaaggaAAGGGTGACTTCTCTGAAAAGTATGAAGCAGCAGTATGGAGGCAGCCACTATATTGGGGGCGTCCCCATGATTCCTGCGTATCCTGCATATCCCCCTGTGATGCCCCCACCGGTGCCACCGCCGCTCCCGGCTGGAATGAGTGTCCCGCCACCTTTTGCTGCTCCTGCTTCCTCACTTTTCAGTGCTGCGCCCCCGCTTCCTCCTCCCATGACGCCAACTCCCTTTGCTGAAGTGCCTCCCCCGCTACCCCCTGTCACATCCAACTCCTATGGTGAAGTTCCTCCACCGCCAGTGACTTATGCAGAggttcctcctccccctccagTAACAGCAACACCTTATGATAACATTCCCCCACCTCTGCCACCTGATTCGTATTCCGAGCTGCCCCAGCCACCTCCGCCACCTGTCGCATCTGCCGTGAGTAGTGCCGTGCCTCCGGACACATCATATTCCTACTCTGCAGACACAGCGGCCGCTCTTGTTTCCTCTGTTCCCGCAGACACAAATGACTCTGGTCTACCGCCTTTTGCTCTGCCTAATACAAGTTTTACTGGAGCTGGTCAAACCGCTGTAGATACCTTCAACCTGGTGCCGGGATCATCCGCAACTTCCAATCTCCCAGATAAACTGTCAGCGAAACCTTCTGCAGGCACCAGCACTAACTCCGTTCCTGATTTTTCCTCCTACTGTCctccaaaagaagaaaataacctAAAATCTATAGGCTCAGCCATGAAGGAGATAAGTGAGGGACGCGTCCCGTCCAAGGATGAACAGAAGCCTCGTGATGTGAATCCCCAGGCTGGGCAATCACAGGTCCCTTCCTTGGGTGCAAGTAACTCCGTGCCCCCTCCGCCTCATCAGCTCATTAGAGGGATGCAGTTTGGATCTGGACCGCCAag GTTTGCACCCCATGGTCGTGGATTTCCACCTCCTAGATTTCAAATGCCTGACTCCCAAGGGGCCCAGAGCTCCCCCGGTCCGCGTCCCGTGTTTGATGGTCAGACAACCAGCATGGCCTCCTTAGGACCGGAGAAGCCATCTTCCAGTCAGGGTCTGAAGAGTGGGAATCGGTTGGGTTTTGCTCCTCAGTCCAACTGGATGAATGCAAGTCAAGCAACAGACTGTGAAGTTAGTGATAATACGAAGACTGTTGATAAAATACCTGGTCTATCAGAAACCGGCATACAGAGCAGTGTCCCGCTAACCGCAAGCAGTCCCTCTCCTAGTAAAGAGTCTGTGGCACGGAGCAGGGGCGCAGTGAAGGCTGGTAGTAGTTCAGGAAAATGGGATCAGACCGAGCCTCCTTCAAAAGGCAACCTTGAAAAGTCAAAAGAATCTGTAGAAACGTGTGACAGGAAGGTGGGTGCCTCCCAACACGGGCACATAATGGGCAAGAACCAAGGTGGTTCAGGTGTCAAGTGGGACTGGCAAAAGGAAACAGCTGGGGTGTTCACAGAGGGCAAATGGAGCGATCATGAAACTCCCATAAGAGAAGGCTGTGTTAAGCAGGGTGATTCGGTCCCTGTTAAGTGGGGTGGCCCCGATGTTCCCGGTTTAGGAGTAGGGGTCAGTCCACGGGGAGCACCAAAGAGTAATTGTGGAACCTATGAAGGTCAGCAAGATGATGCAAAAAGTGCTTTGCCTAATAGGTGGGAAGTTGCTCCAGGTGACAGATGGCCCAAGCCTCTTGTCTCCCCACATGAAAAATGGGTTGATCCCGGTGAGCCCCCAAAAGGTGACCCTTGTGATCCTAAATCCGGTGATAAGTGGGGCAATTCCCAAGACCCTACTCCCGAAAGGTGGTCTGGTCCTAAAGGTCCCACTTGTGATAGATGGAGTGGTCCTGGTGGGCCACCCCTTGAAAGGTTGAGTGATAAACATTTTGAAGTGTTTGGAGGTCCTGATGGACCACAAGGTAGATTGGGTGGACCCCCAGGGAATAGATGTGGTGCCCCACCATGGGAAAGGTTTGGGGGCTCTGCTGGACCCCCAGGTGATAGGCCTGGAGGACCAGTTGGCCCATGGGGCCGAACTGGAGGCCCTCAACAAGATAGGTTTGATGGCCCCCCACGGGAAAGGTTTGACGGCCCCCCGCGGGAAAGATTTGGCAGTCCTGATGGGCCCCCACAGGAAGGGTTTGAAGGTCCCCCGCGGGAAAGGTTTGGAGACCCTGAAGGGCCCATGGGAGGTAGATTTGGTGGCCCTGACTGTCCTCCTGGGGACAGGTTTGATGGCCCCGATGGCCGCTCGCATGGCAGGTTTGGTGGTTCATTGCATGCCACATTTGGGGGTCCTGATGGATCCCTAGATGAGAACTTTGATGGCCTTGATGGACCTCCTCATGAGAGGTTTGGCATCTCTGATGATCCCCCAGGAGATAGATTTGGAAGTATGGAAGGTGGCAGGTTTGGACCCCCGGGTGAAAGGTTTAATGGGCCCCCACATAGGTTTGGTGGGCCTACTGGGCCACCTCATGGCAGATTTGGCGGCCCTTGGACTCCCCGTCCGAGGTTTGGCGAGCCCCACGGCCCTCCGCGTGCCAGGTTTGGCGAGCCCCACGGCCCTCCGCGTGCCAGGTTTGGCGAGCCCCACGGCCCTCCGCGTGCCAGGTTTGGCGAGCCCCACGGCCCTCCGCGTGCCAGATTTGGTGAGCCCCGCGGCCCCCTTTATGACAGGTTTGGCGAGCCTCACTATCCCCCACATGATAGATTTGGAGGCTCTCATGGCCCTAATAAGTTTGGTGAGCCCCACTGTCCCCCACATGATAGCTTTGGGGGGCCTCACGGGCCTGACAACTTTGGCGAGCCCCTCGGTCCACTGGATGATGGCTTTGAAGGACCAGAAGGCCCTCCCGATGACAGGTTTGCCAGTCCTAACTTTGTCCCTCGGGATAGAAGACTACCCAGTGAGCCCATGCCTAGTGGAGACAGGTGGGGGGGGCCACCAAATGTAGATGGAAAATGGAGGCAAAGTAATTGGGTTGGGCATGGCGATCCCTTGCAGAGCAAGTTGAGGGCTGCTAGTGGTGACCTAGAGAGCAGATTTAACAAAGACAGGCAGATAGGGCAAACTGACCCGGAAATGGAGCCACCTGGTGTCAAAGCCCGATACCCAGATCCTCAGCAGACTGCAGAAATGGCGAGGGTTAGCTACCAAAGCCAGTTCAGAAGAGGAATTCAGAAGCCTCTGGTTCCAGAATTCAAAACTGATAAACCCCCCCAGGGGGCTGTCGGCCCGAAGACCTCCGCTATTCAGTCAGTTGGGTCACAGGCCATGGAAAGCACTGGAGCAGGGGGGATGAAAACAACGGAACCATCGAAGGGGGAAAAGCCAACGTCTACCTTGCCCTCCAGCGGGGGCATGCATCCGCCTGCAGAGTCCGCCAACGTGGCAGGAGCACAGGTAGCTGAGCCTGCTAACTTAGAAGCACCAGGTGCGGCCGGACATGCAACGACTTCACTGCCCCCTGCTTCTGCCAAAGCCGAGGGGCAGCAGCCCCCTGCGTCTGATAAACAAATGAGTTCAGTCGACACAAAGGGGCTCGTAACTAATAAGGCGTCACTTGACAACGTCACTCATAAGGCAGATGAGCGACAGATGCCGGAACCTACAAAGGAAGACTCTTCTAAGGTACCTGCGTCTTCTAAAGATATCCAGCCAACTGCCGTGGCCAATAAGCCAGGTACCAAAGGACTGATTCAAGACGCCTCCAAGGTTACTCCGATGGCTTCCAAGGACCAAGACGGTCAGAATCAGGTCCTCAGTACAGCTGATACTAAGAGTCAGGGCCTTGCTAAAGATAGTAGCGCTGGAGACAAGGGCCCACAGAGCGGTAACGTGCCGATGGCTGGCTGTTCTACAGATAGACCTGGTACGCAGCCCGTGTCCAAAGCGCACTCTCTGTTTAAACGAGACGCTGTGAAGGGAAACCAAGTCCATGTTCCGCAAAGACCAAGTGAAAGTCTTACATCGAACCCAGAACTGGCAAATGCAGGAGCCCGAGTACCAGGACCGTCTAGATTCGGTCCTCAAGCAAATCAAGGGATATGTGGTCCAAAACCCCATGGAAAACCTATGGAATCGCATGACCCAGCACAATGGTCCAGCCATGGACACAGAGGGGAAGAACCTGTATGGTTTGATCATCGGGGGCGAGGACGTGCCAGAGGAATGGTTCGAGAAAGGATTCCACCTAGGCCGGGAAATCGAGATGTATTGGAAATTTTGCGTGATAAAAACTTTGGCCCTAGGAGTCATTTTGGAAATGAAAGACCGTTTGAAGAGTGCTTGGATGACGCGCCACCTTTTGTCAGAGAGGCTTTACCCAGAGATGCAAGATTTATAGAAGATGAAAGATATCCTTTGGATCATTTAGCTGATGTGAGGAGGAGAGACGTTCCTTTGGACAGAGAGAGGCTTGATAATTGGGAACAAGAAAGATATTGGAGAGAAACAGACCACCTTAGAGAACCCCTAGACCAGATTTCTAGGGACGACCGGTTACCTTACCACTCTACGCTGCCTCGGGACGTAGATATCCGGCGCGACCCTTGGCTGGAAAGAGTTCCTGACCAAGGTTTAGAAAGAACCCTTGGCGGTGCTCTGGAAAGGTCTGAAAGACCTTTTGAAAGGGATTACCCTAGAATGCATGATGAGCTAGAATTTCTAGGCAGAGACAGGGGTTACCCTCCCCTTCATCGATCTGTATCTCCTCACCGTCCACTATCCCCTCTCCGGCCTCGCTCTCCCCTCCCGCCCGTGGACAGATATTTGGATGACCGGTGGAGAGAGGATAGGGAGGTTTTGTTAGAGCGGGACTTCCATGATCGTGGGGAGCTGAGGATTCGAGAATATCCAGAGAGATCGGACTTTTGGCAGGAGGGAAGAAATTTTCCTTGTGAACAGGTTGAATGGGAACGCAGGGACAATAGGTGGTATCCACCTGAAGACAGGCCGGTGGATCAACGGCTGGGCACCCATCCTTCCCTAGCACCGGTCTCATCAAATCATCCTGGACAGCCTGATACGGGGATCGCTTCGGAGCCGGAGCCCACAGCCGCTCCCGCCGGCATGTTAGCGCTGAGCCAACGGCAGCATGAGATCATCCTCAAAGCCGCGCAGGAACTCAAAATGCTCAG GGAGCAAAAAGAACAGCTGGACAATCTGAAACACTTTTACAACGATCCGAAACCACGTGAAGAGGCTTCGCTGCGTCCTGGGCTGCCCGGAGCCCACAATCGTCCCTCAGATATTTATCAG CTTCCTCCTGGTGCACCACTGAAAGATGTCGGCCCGGAAGGAGACTGTTCAGGTTCCAAGGCTGTCCCCGCTGGAGCCAGCAGCCAAGCCCCCGCGTCCGATCGCTGGGATGAAGACAGCTTCAGTGGCTTGTGGGAGGATGAGAGAAGAGCCAAGGTGGCTGGGGTCCTGTCTGATTCAGGGCAACCTGGCTCTATGGCACATGGACCAAAGCTGCCTGGCCTGCAGCAGACTGTGGACTATGCCCATGGCCGAG ATCGCCCTGTCGGGAAAGTTGAACAGGTCCCGTACGGTGAGAGAGTTGTTCTTCTTCCTGATCCGGTGCTTGAAAGAATTGGGCATCCGTTCCATAAAG ATTACCTGGATGACAATTATGACATGGATCTCCGGGACAGAGCCTCATACTTAGAGCGACAAAGCAATAAAAGTATGGATCGGCGGGAGTATGAAAGGGATCGAGAGCGTGAAATGCACAGAGATCGTGGTCCGAGTGACCATGAGCGGGAGCGTTTTGATAGAGACCGTCACTCTCGGGAAAG GTCTGCCTCCTACCGGGACGGCAAGGAAAGCTTGGCCAGACGCGGCTCAGACAAACTGCCCTACAATCGCAAGTCGGAGCGGGATCCTTACGAACTCGCGTCTCCTGCGTTTGGAG GGGAGCGTAGAAACTATCCGGAGGAGAAGCCATTGCTGCATCCACCCATGCCTGCGCCTCGACAAGAGAAGAAACCAGAGAGCAAGAATGTAGATGACCTTTTAAAGAAGCCCGGCCGCGAGAGCCGGCCTGAGAGG atTGTCGTCATCATGAGGGGATTGCCAGGTAGTGGAAAAACTCACGTGGCCAAACTGATCAGG GATAAAGAAGTGGAATGTGGGGGTGCTGCTCCCAGAGTTCTGAGTCTTGATGACTATTTTATCACTGAAGTGGAGAAAGTTGAAAAAGACCCTGACACTGGcaagaaagtgaaaaaaaag GTTATGGAGTATGAGTACGAGGCAGAAATGGAGGACACGTATCGCAGCAGCATGTTCAAAACCTTCAAGAAGACGCTCGATGACGGCTTCTTCCCATTCATTATCTTGGACAGTATCAATGACCGCGTGCGACACTTTGAGCAGTTCTGGAGCGCAGCAAAGACCAAAGGATTCGAG GTCTACGTGGCAGAGATCAGCGCGGACACCCAGATCTGCGCTAAGAGGAATCTCCATGGCCGCAAGCTAAAGGAGATCAATAAG ATGGCAGATAACTGGGAAACTGCCCCTCGTCACATGATACGCCTGGATATTCGCTCCTTGCTACAAGATGCAGCCATTGAAGAA GTGGAAATGGAGGACTCCGAGCCCAGCGTGGAGCCGGCAGCAGAAACAAATCCGGAGCCgtcagaggaggaggagagcgaTCGG GGGTACCTTCCGAAAAGCAAGTGGGAGATGGACACGTCGGAAGCAAAGCTCG ATAAACTGGATGGACTTAAAGTGAACAAGAAGAAGCGAGGCTGGGAAGCGGTAGGAGGACGCATGGAGGATTACTTGCAGCTTCCTGACGACTATGACTCCCGGGAGTCCGAACCTGGCAGGAAAAGG GTGAGATGGGCTGATCTGGAGGAGAAGAAAGACGCCGACCGTAAGAGAGCCATTGGATTTATCGTCGGACAGACGGACTGGGAGAAGATCACAGACAAAAGCGGTCAGCTGGCCGAGCGTGCGCTCAACCgcactaaatatatttaa
- the DLST gene encoding dihydrolipoyllysine-residue succinyltransferase component of 2-oxoglutarate dehydrogenase complex, mitochondrial, translating into MLSRCLARALRCPVTALRRGHGEVRSRPFVEISGCRVSSFSGSRKLRLPGPALTEARFYRTSPVRRQDVVTVNTPAFAESVTEGDVRWEKAVGDTVSEDEVVCEIETDKTSVQVPAPAAGVIEALLVPDGGKVEGGTPLFVLKKSGAAPTKTKPAESAAPKQPPTASPPEPASGDIPSALPPVPPVSSQPLDTKPVSAVKPSPAPPAPEGPPSAGSRSEHRVKMNRMRQRIAQRLKEAQNTCAMLTTFNEVDMSNIQGMRTLHKDAFLKKHNLKLGFMSAFVKAAAFALQDQPAVNAVIDDTTKEIVYRDYIDISVAVSTPRGLVVPVLRNVESMNFADIERTIAELGEKARKNDLAIEDMDGGTFTISNGGVFGSLFGTPIINPPQSAILGMHGIFERPVAVSGKVEIRPMMYVALTYDHRLIDGREAVLFLRKIKSVVEDPRILLLDL; encoded by the exons ATGCTCTCCCGCTGCCTGGCCCGGGCCCTGCGTTGCCCTGTGACCGCACTCCGACGG GGTCATGGAGAGGTTCGGAGTCGCCCGTTTGTGG AGATATCCGGCTGCCGCGTTTCATCTTTCAGCGGGAGCCGGAAGCTGAG ACTTCCTGGTCCGGCCCTGACGGAAGCTCGATTCTACCGCACGTCTCCGGTTCGCA GGCAGGATGTGGTGACGGTTAATACTCCGGCGTTTGCAGAATCTGTCACCGAAGGAGATGTCAGGTGGGAGAAAG CCGTTGGCGACACGGTTTCTGAGGATGAAGTCGTGTGTGAGATCGAGACCGATAAG ACCTCCGTGCAAGTACCTGCCCCTGCTGCTGGGGTGATAGAGGCTCTTTTGGTTCCTGATGGAGGAAAAGTGGAGGGAGGGACCCCGCTGTTTGTCCTGAAGAAGTCTGGAG CTGCTCCCACCAAGACTAAACCAGCCGAATCCGCAGCTCCCAAACAGCCCCCCACAGCTTCACCCCCTGAACCTGCCTCCGGGGACATTCCCTCCGCCCTCCCGCCTGTGCCGCCCGTGTCCTCCCAGCCGCTAGACACCAAACCAG TGTCTGCTGTGAAGCCGTCTCCTGCTCCACCGGCTCCTGAGGGCCCTCCGTCTGCTGGTTCCCGGTCCGAGCACAGA GTAAAAATGAATCGCATGCGCCAGAGAATCGCTCAGCGGCTGAAGGAGGCTCAGAACACGTGCGCCATGCTCACCACCTTCAATGAGGTTGATATGAG TAACATCCAGGGCATGAGGACTCTGCACAAAGATGCCTTCCTCAAAAAGCACAACCTGAAACTGGGCTTCATGTCGGCGTTTGTTAAAGCTGCGGCGTTCGCATTACAAGACCAACCAGCGGTGAACGCCG TTATTGATGATACAACCAAGGAGATCGTGTACAGAGATTATATCGATATCAGCGTGGCTGTATCCACTCCCAGG GGTCTCGTGGTTCCTGTGCTGAGAAACGTGGAATCGATGAACTTTGCAGATATTGAGAGGACGATTGCTGAGCTGGGAGAGAAG GCACGTAAGAATGATTTGGCGATTGAAGACATGGACGGCGGTACTTTCACCATCAGCAATGGCGGGGTGTTTGGCTCCTTGTTTGGAACGCCCATTATCAACCCGCCCCAGTCTGCCATTCTGGGCATGCACGGTATATTCGAAAGGCCGGTCGCTGTGTCTGGTAAG GTGGAGATTCGCCCTATGATGTACGTGGCTTTAACCTACGACCATCGTCTGATTGACGGCAGAGAAGCGGTTCTTTTCCTTCGTAAGATTAAATCCGTCGTGGAGGACCCCCGAATCCTCCTCCTGGATCTTTGA
- the RPS6KL1 gene encoding ribosomal protein S6 kinase-like 1 → MNTKRDYLVDAAKQLHIAQERDANEEYEAAFSHYKHGVELLLSGVTVDPSRERRDAVKRKISQYLKRAEEIFNCHLQRPGGNAWGAVEGYSSLRFRPIRVLSAAVENLKHCRVVKIIDKVQLVYDPSSGTTFVLKALMKSGRSGHGAATLIPQSVPFMVQLQKFYVSDDALYLQLQHIPGGRLWGHFKKYQDRSVDAHGGKEPFAESEDSTGPSHNPLDGRLPSPPPSPAGDAAAGGIPELQVRRWGSQLVMALETLHREGVLCRDLNPRNLLLGDKGDVCLTYFGQWREVDATCCPEAAEQLYVAPEVLGVGTVTEACDWWSLGVLLYEMLTGQPLYTCLGSAVSAHTQLPLPDTLSSAAASLLTQLLYYDPDRRLGSGPEGVQRIKRHPFFTGIHWNRLG, encoded by the exons ATGAACACGAAGCGCGATTACCTGGTGGACgcggccaagcagctgcacatcGCGCAGGAGAGAGACGCCAACGAGGAGTACGAAGCCGCCTTCAGCCACTACAAGCACGGCGTGGAACTGCTGCTGAGCGGAGTCACGG TCGATCCGAGCCGGGAACGCAGAGATGCCGTAAAGCGGAAGATCTCACAGTATTTAAAACGCGCCGAGGAAATCTTTAACTGCCATTTGCAGCGTCCTGGGGGAAACGCGTGGGGAGCGGTGGAG GGATACAGCAGCCTCAGGTTTCGGCCAATCAGAGTCCTCAGCGCGGCGGTGGAAAACCTCAAGCACTGCAGGGTTGTGAAAATCATTGACAAG GTCCAGTTGGTCTACGATCCGTCCTCAGGAACCACGTTTGTGCTGAAG GCGCTGATGAAATCGGGGCGATCGGGGCACGGAGCTGCCACCCTCATTCCGCAGAGCGTCCCGTTCATGGTGCAGTTACAGAAATTCTACGTCAGCGACGACGCTCTGTACCTCCAGCTGCAGCACATTCCAG GTGGCCGCCTCTGGGGGCATTTCAAGAAATACCAGGATCGCAGCGTGGATGCACACGGTGGAAAAGAGCCATTTGCGGAGAGCGAGGACTCCACTGGTCCCTCCCACAATCCACTAGACGGCAGGTTAccttccccccccccgtccCCGGCGGGTGACGCCGCTGCCGGGGGCATTCCTGAGTTACAGGTCAGACGGTGGGGGTCACAGCTGGTGATGGCGCTGGAGACGCTTCATCGCGAGGGGGTTCTGTGCAGAGACCTGAATCCTCGCAATCTCCTCCTGGGGGATAAAG GTGACGTTTGCCTGACGTACTTTGGCCAGTGGCGCGAGGTCGATGCTACCTGCTGTCCGGAGGCGGCCGAACAGCTGTACGTGGCCCCAG AGGTCCTTGGCGTGGGCACGGTGACCGAAGCTTGCGATTGGTGGAGCCTCGGGGTCCTGCTGTACGAGATGCTGACCGGGCAG CCGCTCTATACCTGTCTGGGATCTGCAGTTAGCGCTCACACTCAGCTCCCGCTGCCGGACACTCTCAGCTCTGCCGCAGCCTCTCTATTAACCCAG CTCCTGTATTACGACCCAGACAGACGGCTCGGCTCCGGCCCCGAGGGGGTGCAGAGGATTAAGAGGCACCCCTTCTTCACCGGCATACACTGGAACCGGCTGGGCTAA